One segment of Schistocerca cancellata isolate TAMUIC-IGC-003103 chromosome 2, iqSchCanc2.1, whole genome shotgun sequence DNA contains the following:
- the LOC126161347 gene encoding uncharacterized protein LOC126161347 produces MCSAFERLMREKLKEYSARRNTQQPKSSDASRSCPKFFFRLKSGSVDIRFFKYPFSVENGSHRECILGPKYYKEKKEVPVPDHLADHMNPRKRLCVMATKKSGCQLHSLLNVSGCILDIQLSQRGLILLLRKR; encoded by the exons atgtgttcagcattcgagagactaatgagagaaaagctgaaagagtacTCGGCGAGAAGaaacactcagcagccaaaatcttcagATGCGTCAAGGA GTTGTCCAAAATTTTTCTTCAGACTTAAGAGTGGGAGCGTGGATATCCGATTTTTCAAATATCCTTTCTCAGTGGAAAATGGAAGTCATCGGGAATGTATTCTTGGCCCGAAGTActacaaagaaaagaaagaggttCCTGTTCCAGATCATCT GGCTGACCATATGAACCCCAGGAAGAGACTTTGTGTTATGGCCACAAAGAAAAGTGGTTGCCAGCTACATTCTCTGTTAAATGTATCCGGGTGTATCCTGGATATTCAATTGAGCCAGAGGGGGCTCATCCTACTATTAAGAAAAAGGTGA